The nucleotide sequence TATCGTCACAGAACCGTGCGCCCCGGTCCCGGAGTTATCCACAACCGGCGCTCGACGCGGATGCGATGCCGCGCACCCGCCCAGAATGAGGGGATGACACCCCGGCCCCCGCACGCCCATCGCTTCCTCGCCCCGGCGCAGGTCGCCGAGCTGCTCGACATCGGCGTGGACGAGGTGATCGCCCTCGTCCACGCCGGACAGCTTCGCGGCGCACCCCTGGGGACTCCCGCACGCTGGCGCATCGAGGAGCCGAGTATCGAGGAGTATCTGGACGCGCAGGTCGAGGAGGCGCGGCGCATGGCTCTCTGGCGCCAGTCGCAGGCCGCGAGCTTCCCCGAACTGTGGGGGTCGGCGACTCAGATCGTGTGAGTGCCGTCGATCCGGACGGCGGCGACAGCGGCGTACGGCACCATGCGGAACCCGCGGACCGCATCGGCCCGGCGCGCGGTGCCGGCGTCATGCATCGCGAGGTCGAGATGATCGCCGGCAGCGCGGTCGATGGTGCCGTGGAGGTCGTCGCCGGCGAGCATCCGGAGATGCACCGGGATGCGGCGGCGCGCGAGGTCCCGGAGGACGAACCCCAGCGACATGCGCTCCCGAAGCGTCGTCGCGGAGGGCGGCGGCGCGCCGGCGTCGAGGCTGGCGAGCATCGACCCGTGGTCGACCACGAGACCGAGGACCGAGGCGACGGGGATCAGCAGGACGGAGGCGGGGAGCCGAGCGCCGTGCGGCACGCGGGAGACGGCGGCCAGCCAGTCCACCCCCAGTGACCGGAAACCCACGGGCAGGCGTTGCCCGTCGGCCAGGTCGAGCGTCACGTCGCTCTGCGCGGCGCACAGATGGCGCAGGCGCGAACGGAGGTCGAGCCGGGCGATGCGCAGACGCTCGGATTCGGCGTCACGGGCGGCGCGCTCCGCCTCCCATTCCGCGGCGAGCTGCCCTTCCAGACCGTCGAAGAGGGATTCCCAGTGCATCCGACCGAGCGTAGGCGTGTGCGCCACCGCCTCCGAGTTATCCACACGCGGGCGGCGGCGAGGACGCGGGCGCGCGACGTACGGGTTGTCCACATACGTTCGTCGTCGGCCCCCGTCACCGCCCGCGGTGTGGTGCACTGACGTCCCGCCGACGCTCCCGAGGAGACAACGAGATGATGCTGGCCGAGTACTTCGCACCGCAACCCACCCCCGCCGATCAGCTGCCTGATCCCGCGCCGTTGCTGCGAAGTCTCACCCGCGGTGTGCTGGAAGCCATCGCCGGGGTGCGCGAGGTCGACCAGCTCGCCCGCTGGTTCAGCGAGGAGGCCTACCGGAGCGTCGTCACCCGGGCCAACCTCGCCGCACGGGCACGCAGCGCGCGCGGCGTGGCCCCGGCTCGGCCGACGTTCGTGATCCGGACCCTGCGGGTGACCCATCCCCGGGACGGGATCGTCGAGGCGGTCGTGGTGGTGGCCGGTCCGGGACGGACCCGCGCCGTCGCCGTGCGCCTGGAGGGGCTGGACCGTCGATGGCGCGCGACGTCGCTCGCGATTCTCTGACCCATGGGAGCCTAGGCTGGAGGGGTGTCAACCCTCAGTGATCTCGCCCAGGCCCAGGGCCTTCTGACCGACGACGATGTGGAGTGGCTGCACCGGCTCGCCGGTGACGGACAGTTGCTCGCCGACCTCGCCTCCGCCGACATCGTCCTGTGGATCGAGACGAAGGACGGCTCTTTCATCGCGGTCGCGCACGCGCGGCCGAGCGGTGCGGCGACGCTGTTCTACCGGGACATCGTCGGGGAGCGCGTACGGCCGCAGTGGCGCACCCAGGTACAGGGCGCCTTCGAGTCGGCCGAGATCGTCGACTCCTCCTCGCCGGACTGGTTCGAGGAGACGCCCACCCGCGTGCGCGCGGTGCCGATCGTGATCGAACGTCGGGGTGAGGACAAGGCCCCCCGTGTGATCGGCGTCGTGACGCGGCACACGAACCTCGGAGAGGTGCGCACGCCCTCCCGTCAGCAGATCACCTTCGACGAATGCGCGAACGATCTGTTCCGCATGATCGCCGACGGCAGCTTCCCCGACCCCGCCGCACCGACGTCGCCGCGTCGTGGCGCGCCCCGGGCCTCGGACGGTCTGATCCGGATCGACGTGGACGGCGTCACGACGTTCGCCAGTCCCAACGCCCTCTCCGCCTTCAACCGCATGGGCTTCGACGACGAGCTGGAGGGGGAGTCCCTCGCCGAGGTGACGACCCGGCTCGTGCCGCCGTCCCGTCAGGTCGACGAATCCCTGCCCGTCGTGGTGACCGGTCGGGCGCCCTGGCGCACCGACATCGAGGCGCGGGGCGTGACGGTCTCGCTCCGGGCGATCCCGCTGAAGGACCACGGCACGCGCATCGGTGCGATCGTGCTGTGCCGCGATGTCTCGGAGCTGCGTCACCAGGAGCAGGAGCTCATCACCAAGGACGCGACGATCCGCGAGATCCATCACCGGGTCAAGAACAACCTGCAGACCGTGGCGTCCCTGCTGCGGATCCAGGCGCGGCGGACGCACTCCGACGAAGCGCGCGACGCTCTCACCCAGGCCATGCGACGGGTCGACGCGATCGCGGTCGTCCACGACACCCTCGCGCAGGGGCTCACGCAGAAGGTCGACTTCGATGAGGTGTTCGACCGCGTGCTGAAGCTCGTCGCGGAGGTCGCGTCGGCGCCGAACACGCGCGCTCGCACGCAGTCGACCGGCCGGTTCGGCGTGCTCCCCAGCGAGTACGCGACCCCGTTGGCGCTCGCGCTGACCGAGGTCGTGACGAACGCCGTCGAGCACGGGCTCGCGGGGCAGGAGGGCGTCGTCACCATCGATGCGAAGCGCACCGAGGACAACCTGCGGGTGACGGTGCGCGACACCGGTCACGGGCTTCCGGAGGGACGCGTGGGTCAGGGGCTGGGCACCCAGATCATCCGCACGCTGATCCAGGGCGAGCTCGGCGGCACGATCGACTGGCGGGGGAGCGAAGGCGAGGGCACCGAGGTGGTCATCGACATCCCGCTGCGCTGGCTCGAGCGCTGAGGATCGTCCGCCCACACGCAGAAGCGGCCTGAGACATCGTCTCAGGCCGCTTCGGAGTTCTCAGGAGGCGCGGCGTGCGCGAGCGGCGCGGCGCTTGAGCGCGCGGCGCTCGTCCTCGGAGAGGCCACCCCAGACTCCCGAGTCCTGGCTGGTCTCGAGGGCGTACTGCAGGCAGATCTCGGTGACCGTGCACGTCGCGCAGACCGTCTTCGCCTTCTCGATCTGATCGACGGCCGGGCCGGTGTTCCCGACGGGGAAGAACAGTTCGGGGTCGACGGTCAGGCAGGCGGCCTTGTCACGCCAGTCCATGGGGGCTCCTCGGTGTGGATTTCATGAGATGTCGCGATGCGACCTCTCGATTCGGGCGACGGTTCGGGTTCCGCTACCCTGTTGAGATACGGGCGGATGCCCGATGATTGTGATGCGAACGCACGCGTTCGCCCCACGCCGCTGTGGGAGCACATGACTTTCTCTATTCTGTTACATGAATACCCTGAAATCAAGGGTTTTCTCGTCATTCGATCCCCGGGAGGACACCGTGCGCGCACCCGGAATCGCCCGTGCCGCCGCCGCTGTCCTCACGGTCGAAGCGGTCGCCCTCCTCGTCTTCGCGGCGATCGAGATGGCAGGACTCGGTGCAGGTGATGCGGCATCGCTGCCGACGGCCATCGCCCTGATCGTCCTGACCCTGATCGGCGCCGCGGCGCTGGCGGCCTTCGCCTTCGGCACCCGCGCCGGACGCTCGTGGGCGCGGTCGGGCGGCGTGGTGTTCCAGGTGCTCGCTGTCGTCCTGGCGCTGAGCGCGCTCACGCTGCCGCCCATTCCGTGGGCCTTCGTGCTCGGCGTCGGCATCCCCGGGATCGCCGGCTTCGCGCTCCTCATCATGAGCGCACGCCGGGAGGGGACGCGCCGCGAGGCGGAGTGACGCCGCGGCGACTCGTCAGGCGTCGATGCCGAGCTGCTTGCGCAGCCGGGCGACGTGCCCCGTCGCCTTCACGTTGTACTGCGCGGTCGTGATGATCCCGTCCTCGTCGAGGACGAACGTGGAGCGGATGACACCCTCGACGACCTTGCCGTAGTTCATCTTCTCGCCCCAGGCGCCGTACGCCTCGTGGACCGCGTGGTCGGGGTCGCTGAGAAGCGGGAACGTGAGACCGTCGCGGTCGCGGAAGGCGGCGAGCTTCGCGGGCTCGTCCCTCGAGACGCCGACGACCTGGTACCCGGCGCCCTGGAGCGACGAGATGCTGTCGCGGAAGTCGCAGGCCTCCGTGGTGCACCCGGGGGTCATCGCCGCCGGGTAGAAGTACAGCACGGTCTTGGTGCCGCGGAGATCGGCCAGCCGGACGGTGTTGCCGTCCTGGTCGAGGAGGGAGAAGTCGGGCGCGGCGGTTCCGGTTTCCAGGCGTTCTGTCACAGCCCCAGCCTACCGTCCGGGCGGCTGCTCCGCCTTGTCGGCGAACGTCTGCAGCAGGCGCTGCAGCGAGTCCAGCCGCGCGCGTCCGGTCTCGCTGAGCTCGCCGCGCTCCGCGGCCTCGATGAGAGCGCAGTCCGGGGCGTCGGGCAGGTGCGTGCAGCCGCGCGGGCAGTTCTCCGCGATCACGGCCAGCTCCGTGAAGGCCGCGAGGATGTTCGCCGGGTCGACGTGCCCCAGTCCGAACGAGCGGACGCCGGGAGTGTCGATGACCCAGCCGGTGCCCCCTGGGCCCACGTAGCGCAGCGAGACGGTGGAGGAGGACGTGTGGCGTCCGCGTCCGGTGACCTGATTCACGTGGCCCGTGGCCCGGCCTGCGGAGGG is from Microbacterium sp. BLY and encodes:
- a CDS encoding helix-turn-helix domain-containing protein, producing the protein MTPRPPHAHRFLAPAQVAELLDIGVDEVIALVHAGQLRGAPLGTPARWRIEEPSIEEYLDAQVEEARRMALWRQSQAASFPELWGSATQIV
- the bcp gene encoding thioredoxin-dependent thiol peroxidase yields the protein MTERLETGTAAPDFSLLDQDGNTVRLADLRGTKTVLYFYPAAMTPGCTTEACDFRDSISSLQGAGYQVVGVSRDEPAKLAAFRDRDGLTFPLLSDPDHAVHEAYGAWGEKMNYGKVVEGVIRSTFVLDEDGIITTAQYNVKATGHVARLRKQLGIDA
- a CDS encoding sensor histidine kinase → MSTLSDLAQAQGLLTDDDVEWLHRLAGDGQLLADLASADIVLWIETKDGSFIAVAHARPSGAATLFYRDIVGERVRPQWRTQVQGAFESAEIVDSSSPDWFEETPTRVRAVPIVIERRGEDKAPRVIGVVTRHTNLGEVRTPSRQQITFDECANDLFRMIADGSFPDPAAPTSPRRGAPRASDGLIRIDVDGVTTFASPNALSAFNRMGFDDELEGESLAEVTTRLVPPSRQVDESLPVVVTGRAPWRTDIEARGVTVSLRAIPLKDHGTRIGAIVLCRDVSELRHQEQELITKDATIREIHHRVKNNLQTVASLLRIQARRTHSDEARDALTQAMRRVDAIAVVHDTLAQGLTQKVDFDEVFDRVLKLVAEVASAPNTRARTQSTGRFGVLPSEYATPLALALTEVVTNAVEHGLAGQEGVVTIDAKRTEDNLRVTVRDTGHGLPEGRVGQGLGTQIIRTLIQGELGGTIDWRGSEGEGTEVVIDIPLRWLER
- a CDS encoding WhiB family transcriptional regulator; amino-acid sequence: MDWRDKAACLTVDPELFFPVGNTGPAVDQIEKAKTVCATCTVTEICLQYALETSQDSGVWGGLSEDERRALKRRAARARRAS
- a CDS encoding Rv3235 family protein; its protein translation is MMLAEYFAPQPTPADQLPDPAPLLRSLTRGVLEAIAGVREVDQLARWFSEEAYRSVVTRANLAARARSARGVAPARPTFVIRTLRVTHPRDGIVEAVVVVAGPGRTRAVAVRLEGLDRRWRATSLAIL